A portion of the Cryptomeria japonica chromosome 5, Sugi_1.0, whole genome shotgun sequence genome contains these proteins:
- the LOC131072723 gene encoding trihelix transcription factor ASR3 isoform X4: protein MLAEPFSEGLCIPSMGPEDPNAVINTEQQSNQPITAVSEIICSLPSAQEEEETTPRGKRKLSSEHKGRVRWTSSDTLILVNAKLLEKNMSSIGAAMKRPKSAMEKWRTISAHCHENGLDRNGTQCRDRWKHILPDYKKIRNYERNIPPGHISYWNMTAKERLDKKLPTNYTKELYEAMGKHFGQKGNDAGDLIIDTSASDHGVFEDCHTPAKNVQLLENSMPDTLFQSPGDTSTDRDKQYLEKKRKIVSKTAAIKATLSENNKLFISNLKLAEEGRMKRHEKYCNMFERRMEMDEKYLNHHAMNVQRMINVEEQKVKAQRDLVSALHTIGQAMSKIFN from the exons ATGTTGGCTGAACCTTTTTCTGAGGGACTCTGTATCCCATCAATGGGACCTGAAGATCCAAACGCTGTAATTAATACAGAGCAACAATCTAACCAGCCAATAACAGCTGTATCTGAAATAATTTGTAGTTTGCCATCTGCCCAGGAGGAAGAAGAAACAACACCACGGGGAAAGAGGAAGCTTTCTTCTGAACACAAAGGAAGAGTTCGATGGACAAGTTCAGACACCCTAATACTAGTGAATGCTAAATTACTTGAGAAAAATATGAGCTCCATTGGTGCTGCAATGAAAAGGCCAAAATCAGCTATGGAGAAATGGAGAACTATCTCAGCTCATTGTCATGAAAATGGCCTTGATCGTAATGGAACTCAATGTCGGGACAGGTGGAAACATATCTTACCAGACTATAAAAAGATAAGAAATTATGAAAGAAACATTCCACCTGGCCACATTAGCTACTGGAACATGACTGCTAAGGAACGCTTGGATAAAAAATTGCCAACTAACTATACCAAGGAATTATATGAAGCAATGGGAAAGCACTTTGGCCAAAAGGGAAATGATGCCGGAGACTTGATTATTGACACATCTGCATCTGATCATGGAGTATTTGAAGACTGCCATACTCCTGCAAAAAATGTACAACTTCTGGAGAATTCAATGCCTGATACATTGTTCCAGAGCCCTGGTGATACATCCACTGATAGGGACAAGCAGTATCTGGAGAAAAAGCGGAAAATAGTGTCAAAGACGGCAGCTATCAAAGCAACATTGTCTGAGAACAATAAGTTGTTTATCTCAAATCTTAAGCTGGCTGAGGAGGGGCGAATGAAGCGTCATGAGAAATATTGTAATATGTTTGAACGAAGGATGGAGATGGATGAAAAATATCTAAACCATCATGCAATGAATGTGCAACGGATGATCAATGTTGAGGAGCAGAAGGTTAAAGCACAGCGTGACTTGGTTTCAGCCTTGCATACCATTGGGCAGGCGATGTCAAAGATTT TCAATTGA
- the LOC131072723 gene encoding trihelix transcription factor ASR3 isoform X5, with translation MLAEPFSEGLCIPSMGPEDPNAVINTEQQSNQPITAVSEIICSLPSAQEEEETTPRGKRKLSSEHKGRVRWTSSDTLILVNAKLLEKNMSSIGAAMKRPKSAMEKWRTISAHCHENGLDRNGTQCRDRWKHILPDYKKIRNYERNIPPGHISYWNMTAKERLDKKLPTNYTKELYEAMGKHFGQKGNDAGDLIIDTSASDHGVFEDCHTPAKNVQLLENSMPDTLFQSPGDTSTDRDKQYLEKKRKIVSKTAAIKATLSENNKLFISNLKLAEEGRMKRHEKYCNMFERRMEMDEKYLNHHAMNVQRMINVEEQKVKAQRDLVSALHTIGQAMSKIC, from the exons ATGTTGGCTGAACCTTTTTCTGAGGGACTCTGTATCCCATCAATGGGACCTGAAGATCCAAACGCTGTAATTAATACAGAGCAACAATCTAACCAGCCAATAACAGCTGTATCTGAAATAATTTGTAGTTTGCCATCTGCCCAGGAGGAAGAAGAAACAACACCACGGGGAAAGAGGAAGCTTTCTTCTGAACACAAAGGAAGAGTTCGATGGACAAGTTCAGACACCCTAATACTAGTGAATGCTAAATTACTTGAGAAAAATATGAGCTCCATTGGTGCTGCAATGAAAAGGCCAAAATCAGCTATGGAGAAATGGAGAACTATCTCAGCTCATTGTCATGAAAATGGCCTTGATCGTAATGGAACTCAATGTCGGGACAGGTGGAAACATATCTTACCAGACTATAAAAAGATAAGAAATTATGAAAGAAACATTCCACCTGGCCACATTAGCTACTGGAACATGACTGCTAAGGAACGCTTGGATAAAAAATTGCCAACTAACTATACCAAGGAATTATATGAAGCAATGGGAAAGCACTTTGGCCAAAAGGGAAATGATGCCGGAGACTTGATTATTGACACATCTGCATCTGATCATGGAGTATTTGAAGACTGCCATACTCCTGCAAAAAATGTACAACTTCTGGAGAATTCAATGCCTGATACATTGTTCCAGAGCCCTGGTGATACATCCACTGATAGGGACAAGCAGTATCTGGAGAAAAAGCGGAAAATAGTGTCAAAGACGGCAGCTATCAAAGCAACATTGTCTGAGAACAATAAGTTGTTTATCTCAAATCTTAAGCTGGCTGAGGAGGGGCGAATGAAGCGTCATGAGAAATATTGTAATATGTTTGAACGAAGGATGGAGATGGATGAAAAATATCTAAACCATCATGCAATGAATGTGCAACGGATGATCAATGTTGAGGAGCAGAAGGTTAAAGCACAGCGTGACTTGGTTTCAGCCTTGCATACCATTGGGCAGGCGATGTCAAAGATTT GTTGA
- the LOC131072723 gene encoding trihelix transcription factor ASR3 isoform X3 produces the protein MLAEPFSEGLCIPSMGPEDPNAVINTEQQSNQPITAVSEIICSLPSAQEEEETTPRGKRKLSSEHKGRVRWTSSDTLILVNAKLLEKNMSSIGAAMKRPKSAMEKWRTISAHCHENGLDRNGTQCRDRWKHILPDYKKIRNYERNIPPGHISYWNMTAKERLDKKLPTNYTKELYEAMGKHFGQKGNDAGDLIIDTSASDHGVFEDCHTPAKNVQLLENSMPDTLFQSPGDTSTDRDKQYLEKKRKIVSKTAAIKATLSENNKLFISNLKLAEEGRMKRHEKYCNMFERRMEMDEKYLNHHAMNVQRMINVEEQKVKAQRDLVSALHTIGQAMSKIYEI, from the exons ATGTTGGCTGAACCTTTTTCTGAGGGACTCTGTATCCCATCAATGGGACCTGAAGATCCAAACGCTGTAATTAATACAGAGCAACAATCTAACCAGCCAATAACAGCTGTATCTGAAATAATTTGTAGTTTGCCATCTGCCCAGGAGGAAGAAGAAACAACACCACGGGGAAAGAGGAAGCTTTCTTCTGAACACAAAGGAAGAGTTCGATGGACAAGTTCAGACACCCTAATACTAGTGAATGCTAAATTACTTGAGAAAAATATGAGCTCCATTGGTGCTGCAATGAAAAGGCCAAAATCAGCTATGGAGAAATGGAGAACTATCTCAGCTCATTGTCATGAAAATGGCCTTGATCGTAATGGAACTCAATGTCGGGACAGGTGGAAACATATCTTACCAGACTATAAAAAGATAAGAAATTATGAAAGAAACATTCCACCTGGCCACATTAGCTACTGGAACATGACTGCTAAGGAACGCTTGGATAAAAAATTGCCAACTAACTATACCAAGGAATTATATGAAGCAATGGGAAAGCACTTTGGCCAAAAGGGAAATGATGCCGGAGACTTGATTATTGACACATCTGCATCTGATCATGGAGTATTTGAAGACTGCCATACTCCTGCAAAAAATGTACAACTTCTGGAGAATTCAATGCCTGATACATTGTTCCAGAGCCCTGGTGATACATCCACTGATAGGGACAAGCAGTATCTGGAGAAAAAGCGGAAAATAGTGTCAAAGACGGCAGCTATCAAAGCAACATTGTCTGAGAACAATAAGTTGTTTATCTCAAATCTTAAGCTGGCTGAGGAGGGGCGAATGAAGCGTCATGAGAAATATTGTAATATGTTTGAACGAAGGATGGAGATGGATGAAAAATATCTAAACCATCATGCAATGAATGTGCAACGGATGATCAATGTTGAGGAGCAGAAGGTTAAAGCACAGCGTGACTTGGTTTCAGCCTTGCATACCATTGGGCAGGCGATGTCAAAGATTT ATGAAATATAA
- the LOC131072723 gene encoding trihelix transcription factor ASR3 isoform X2, translated as MLAEPFSEGLCIPSMGPEDPNAVINTEQQSNQPITAVSEIICSLPSAQEEEETTPRGKRKLSSEHKGRVRWTSSDTLILVNAKLLEKNMSSIGAAMKRPKSAMEKWRTISAHCHENGLDRNGTQCRDRWKHILPDYKKIRNYERNIPPGHISYWNMTAKERLDKKLPTNYTKELYEAMGKHFGQKGNDAGDLIIDTSASDHGVFEDCHTPAKNVQLLENSMPDTLFQSPGDTSTDRDKQYLEKKRKIVSKTAAIKATLSENNKLFISNLKLAEEGRMKRHEKYCNMFERRMEMDEKYLNHHAMNVQRMINVEEQKVKAQRDLVSALHTIGQAMSKICESLDSKV; from the coding sequence ATGTTGGCTGAACCTTTTTCTGAGGGACTCTGTATCCCATCAATGGGACCTGAAGATCCAAACGCTGTAATTAATACAGAGCAACAATCTAACCAGCCAATAACAGCTGTATCTGAAATAATTTGTAGTTTGCCATCTGCCCAGGAGGAAGAAGAAACAACACCACGGGGAAAGAGGAAGCTTTCTTCTGAACACAAAGGAAGAGTTCGATGGACAAGTTCAGACACCCTAATACTAGTGAATGCTAAATTACTTGAGAAAAATATGAGCTCCATTGGTGCTGCAATGAAAAGGCCAAAATCAGCTATGGAGAAATGGAGAACTATCTCAGCTCATTGTCATGAAAATGGCCTTGATCGTAATGGAACTCAATGTCGGGACAGGTGGAAACATATCTTACCAGACTATAAAAAGATAAGAAATTATGAAAGAAACATTCCACCTGGCCACATTAGCTACTGGAACATGACTGCTAAGGAACGCTTGGATAAAAAATTGCCAACTAACTATACCAAGGAATTATATGAAGCAATGGGAAAGCACTTTGGCCAAAAGGGAAATGATGCCGGAGACTTGATTATTGACACATCTGCATCTGATCATGGAGTATTTGAAGACTGCCATACTCCTGCAAAAAATGTACAACTTCTGGAGAATTCAATGCCTGATACATTGTTCCAGAGCCCTGGTGATACATCCACTGATAGGGACAAGCAGTATCTGGAGAAAAAGCGGAAAATAGTGTCAAAGACGGCAGCTATCAAAGCAACATTGTCTGAGAACAATAAGTTGTTTATCTCAAATCTTAAGCTGGCTGAGGAGGGGCGAATGAAGCGTCATGAGAAATATTGTAATATGTTTGAACGAAGGATGGAGATGGATGAAAAATATCTAAACCATCATGCAATGAATGTGCAACGGATGATCAATGTTGAGGAGCAGAAGGTTAAAGCACAGCGTGACTTGGTTTCAGCCTTGCATACCATTGGGCAGGCGATGTCAAAGATTTGTGAGTCACTAGACTCTAAAGTTTGA
- the LOC131072723 gene encoding trihelix transcription factor ASR3 isoform X1: protein MLDEPFPEALCLNPMTIEDANGVTDKDEIIENQRNLPITAVAEVICRLPPSHEQFTVMPQDVLEKQQNFVSPHKGRVRWTISDTLTLINAKQLEKNVHSVDGVVKRTKSALEKWKQISLQCQKSGLRRNGTQCRDRWEHIIPDYKKIRDYERNTPPGHMSFWNMMAKERMDKKLPTNYSKEIYEAIENYFGQNQSGSPADMIIDTSASDHRPFDECHFPVKNSPPQDNGSLESPFQSVSENSFDRCQQYAGKRPKMVLDTADVVETLIENNKMLVSNLKMAEEGRMKRHERYCSMFERRMEMDEKFLNHHAMNMQRVINVEEQKVKAQRDLVSALNTIGQAMLKICESVDKQV, encoded by the coding sequence ATGTTGGATGAACCTTTTCCAGAGGCTCTCTGTCTCAATCCAATGACAATTGAAGATGCAAATGGTGTGACTGATAAAGATGAAATAATTGAGAATCAACGTAACTTGCCAATAACAGCTGTTGCAGAGGTGATATGTAGGTTGCCTCCTAGTCATGAACAATTTACGGTTATGCCACAAGATGTCCTGGAAAAGCAGCAAAATTTTGTTTCTCCACATAAGGGGAGAGTTCGATGGACAATTTCGGACACACTTactctaatcaatgcaaaacaattGGAGAAGAATGTGCACTCTGTTGATGGTGTAGTAAAGAGAACAAAATCAGCTCTTGAGAAATGGAAACAAATTTCATTACAGTGCCAAAAGAGTGGCCTTCGTCGCAATGGTACTCAGTGTCGTGACAGGTGGGAACATATCATACCAGATTATAAGAAGATCAGAGATTATGAAAGGAATACTCCCCCTGGGCACATGAGCTTTTGGAACATGATGGCGAAGGAGCGTATGGATAAGAAGTTACCTACAAACTATTCAAAGGAAATTTATGAAGCAATAGAAAACTATTTTGGTCAGAACCAAAGTGGTAGTCCCGCAGACATGATAATTGACACATCAGCATCAGATCATAGACCTTTTGATGAGTGCCATTTTCCTGTGAAAAATTCACCTCCACAGGACAATGGATCTCTGGAGTCACCATTTCAGAGTGTGAGTGAAAATTCCTTTGATAGATGTCAACAGTATGCAGGAAAGAGGCCTAAAATGGTGCTTGATACTGCAGATGTTGTAGAAACCCTTATCGAGAACAATAAGATGTTAGTTTCTAATCTCAAAATGGCTGAGGAAGGGCGCATGAAACGCCATGAGAGATATTGTAGCATGTTTGAAAGGAGAATGGAAATGGATGAAAAGTTCCTGAACCATCATGCAATGAATATGCAAAGAGTTATCAATGTTGAGGAGCAGAAGGTGAAAGCACAGCGCGACTTAGTTTCCGCACTAAATACTATTGGGCAAGCAATGCTGAAGATTTGTGAATCTGTTGACAAACAAGTCTGA